In Elusimicrobiota bacterium, a single genomic region encodes these proteins:
- the glmS gene encoding glutamine--fructose-6-phosphate transaminase (isomerizing) — protein sequence MCGIVGYAGNKQALPFLMEGLKRLEYRGYDSAGVAVAGVGEILRCRAPGKIASLEAVVKESPLKGFVALGHTRWATHGKPSEENAHPHADCSKDLVVIHNGIIENYLDLKQFLIAAGHVFESETDTEVVAHLIEEKIRSLKGPTLAAVPDLREPLLFEAVRLALGEVRGAYALAVLWSQTPQVIIAAKTASPLIIGLGQGENFLASDVPAFMDHTRRAVFLEDGEMAVLRADRCTFFSLSGKKIEKTPTHIQWDRAMAEKAGYRHYMLKEIYEQSKACEDTMRGRLFPLREGLLERELGMDLEALKKVRQIFMVACGTAYHSCLIGKYWIEKLAGVGVHVETASEFRYRETTLGPEDLVIAVSQSGETADTLAAVRLSKEKGAKVLAVCNTVGSSIARAADFQLYTHCGPEFGVASTKAFTGQLTALILFALHFSMVRGALSDAEGKAFVDELIKVPGYIRKALELDPAIAEIAKKFSQKDHFLFIGRYVNYAIALEGALKLKEISYIHAEGYAAGELKHGPIALIDSEMPVVAIVTRSRLFEKMIGSFEEVKARGAQLIALMTEGDPKLKGADHVLTVPAVPEILSPIVNIIPLQLLAYHIADLRGCDVDQPRNLAKSVTVE from the coding sequence ATGTGCGGGATCGTCGGGTACGCGGGCAATAAGCAGGCCTTGCCCTTCCTCATGGAGGGCTTGAAGAGGCTCGAGTACCGCGGCTACGACTCGGCCGGGGTCGCGGTGGCTGGCGTCGGAGAGATCCTGCGCTGCCGGGCTCCCGGCAAAATCGCCAGCCTTGAGGCCGTGGTCAAGGAATCCCCGCTCAAGGGCTTTGTGGCCCTGGGCCACACACGCTGGGCCACTCACGGCAAGCCCTCCGAGGAGAACGCCCATCCCCACGCCGACTGCTCCAAGGACCTGGTGGTCATCCACAACGGGATCATCGAGAATTACCTGGACTTAAAGCAGTTTCTCATCGCCGCCGGGCACGTTTTTGAGTCCGAGACCGACACCGAGGTCGTGGCCCATTTGATCGAGGAAAAGATCAGGAGTTTAAAAGGACCCACCCTGGCAGCGGTTCCCGACTTGCGGGAACCGCTGCTATTTGAGGCCGTGCGCCTGGCCCTGGGCGAGGTGCGCGGGGCCTATGCTTTGGCCGTGCTTTGGTCCCAGACGCCCCAGGTCATCATTGCGGCCAAGACCGCCTCCCCGCTCATCATCGGGCTCGGCCAAGGGGAGAATTTCCTTGCCTCGGACGTGCCGGCCTTCATGGACCACACGCGCCGGGCGGTGTTTCTCGAGGATGGGGAGATGGCGGTGCTTCGGGCCGACCGCTGCACCTTCTTTAGCCTCTCGGGCAAGAAAATTGAGAAAACCCCCACCCATATCCAATGGGACCGGGCCATGGCCGAGAAGGCCGGGTACCGGCACTACATGCTCAAGGAAATCTATGAGCAGTCCAAGGCCTGCGAGGACACCATGCGCGGCCGCCTTTTCCCGCTGAGGGAGGGCCTGCTCGAGCGCGAGCTCGGTATGGACCTGGAGGCGTTGAAGAAGGTCCGCCAGATATTCATGGTGGCCTGCGGCACGGCCTATCACTCCTGCTTGATCGGCAAATACTGGATCGAGAAGTTGGCCGGCGTGGGCGTGCACGTGGAGACGGCCTCGGAGTTTCGCTATCGCGAGACCACCTTGGGCCCCGAGGACCTAGTCATTGCGGTGAGCCAGTCCGGAGAGACCGCCGACACCTTGGCTGCGGTGCGGCTTTCCAAGGAAAAAGGCGCTAAGGTCCTGGCGGTCTGCAACACAGTGGGCTCCTCCATCGCCCGGGCGGCGGACTTTCAACTCTACACCCACTGCGGCCCGGAGTTCGGCGTGGCCTCGACCAAGGCCTTCACGGGGCAGCTCACGGCCCTCATCCTTTTCGCCCTGCATTTCTCCATGGTCCGCGGCGCGCTCTCCGATGCAGAGGGCAAGGCCTTCGTCGATGAGCTCATCAAGGTGCCCGGCTACATCCGCAAGGCCCTGGAACTCGACCCCGCCATCGCGGAGATCGCCAAGAAGTTCAGCCAGAAGGACCATTTCCTCTTCATTGGGAGATACGTCAATTACGCCATCGCCCTCGAGGGGGCCCTCAAGCTCAAGGAGATATCCTACATCCACGCCGAGGGCTACGCCGCGGGCGAGCTCAAGCACGGCCCCATCGCGCTCATAGATAGCGAGATGCCCGTGGTGGCCATCGTCACTCGCTCCCGGCTTTTCGAAAAGATGATCGGCAGCTTCGAGGAGGTCAAGGCTCGCGGCGCCCAGCTCATCGCCCTCATGACTGAGGGGGATCCCAAGCTCAAGGGCGCCGACCATGTCCTGACCGTGCCCGCGGTTCCCGAAATATTGTCGCCCATCGTCAACATCATTCCCCTGCAGCTTCTGGCCTACCACATCGCCGACCTGCGCGGCTGCGACGTGGACCAGCCCCGGAATCTGGCCAAGAGCGTCACCGTTGAATAA
- a CDS encoding pyridoxine 5'-phosphate synthase, translating to MGNRVKLGVNIDHIATLRQARRDIDPDPVAAALVCLRSGADMIVAHLRQDRRHVQDEDLMKLCRLKGDIHLELSSVPEMTAIALKAKPDSVCLVPERPREITTEGGLNLEAEQRRLGKAIAALKKAGIEVSLFIDPEAGSVRAAKKLGADTVELCTTSYCQARGRGKVQDELERLELAGYLAQELGLSLHAGHGLDYHNVEAVARIPHLSALNIGFSIIARAVFVGLKSAVSEMKNLIS from the coding sequence ATGGGCAATCGCGTGAAATTGGGCGTCAACATAGACCACATCGCCACCTTGAGGCAGGCGCGCCGCGACATCGATCCCGATCCTGTCGCCGCCGCTTTGGTCTGCCTGCGATCCGGCGCGGACATGATCGTGGCGCACCTGCGCCAGGACCGACGCCATGTCCAGGATGAGGACTTGATGAAACTTTGCCGCCTGAAGGGCGACATCCACCTCGAGCTGTCCAGCGTTCCGGAGATGACGGCCATCGCGCTCAAGGCCAAGCCCGATTCCGTCTGCCTGGTGCCGGAGCGCCCGCGCGAGATTACCACGGAGGGCGGCCTGAACCTGGAGGCGGAGCAAAGGCGGTTGGGCAAGGCCATCGCCGCCCTCAAGAAGGCCGGCATCGAGGTGAGCCTTTTCATCGACCCCGAGGCCGGCAGCGTGCGCGCGGCCAAAAAGTTGGGCGCAGACACCGTGGAGCTCTGCACCACGTCCTATTGCCAGGCCCGCGGCCGGGGCAAGGTCCAGGACGAGCTCGAGCGGTTGGAACTGGCCGGGTATCTGGCCCAGGAGCTGGGCTTGAGCCTCCACGCCGGGCACGGCCTCGACTACCACAACGTGGAAGCCGTGGCCCGCATTCCCCACCTCTCGGCCTTGAATATTGGCTTCTCCATCATCGCCCGCGCCGTCTTCGTCGGGCTCAAGTCCGCCGTCTCCGAGATGAAAAACCTGATTTCGTAA